The Candidatus Omnitrophota bacterium genome includes a window with the following:
- a CDS encoding diguanylate cyclase, whose product MQEKAPGDILQGSSIAHFVIDESHAVIHWNRACEAMTGYSEKQMLGTKDHWKPFYPVERPCLADLLLQKATEEDLLQNYKGMKIRKWELLEGAYEVEGFLAPLGKNGRWLRFTASPLLDQEGKLVGAIETLEDITERKIAEAEKEKLHRELVLFNKRLQQLALRDPQTGLYNHRYLEEVIEAEVTRAKRYEQPLSLIMIDLDYFKSINDTYGHHFGDLVLKQLSRQLKMIVRRYDIVIRSGGEEFVIICPGTDRLQAIMLAQRMLDAINLYNFGDKKQSVKVKLSLAVTSYPEEKIVDSMDMVDIAEQILNKAKEYGGNRVYSSCDVKKIGSKSRQKSSGKKENIAELQHKLGQVTKNANESLIEAIFAFAKTIETKDHYTGEHVEQTVYYAIEIAKMLKFSREELQNVHQAAILHDLGKVGISDKILLKDAKLTEEEYSQIKKHPQIAADILRPIRFLHAIIPFILYHHERWDGQGYPSGLKGDVIPMGARIIAVADVYQALISNRPYRKAFTKEQAIKILREGSGKQFDPKIIRVFLKVLKVKK is encoded by the coding sequence ATGCAAGAAAAGGCTCCGGGGGATATATTACAAGGCAGTTCCATCGCTCATTTCGTGATCGACGAGAGCCACGCGGTTATTCATTGGAACCGCGCCTGCGAGGCGATGACCGGCTATTCCGAGAAACAGATGTTAGGCACTAAAGATCATTGGAAACCGTTTTATCCCGTTGAAAGGCCATGCCTGGCCGACTTGCTTCTGCAAAAAGCCACAGAGGAAGACTTATTGCAGAATTACAAAGGGATGAAGATACGGAAATGGGAACTTTTGGAAGGCGCGTATGAGGTGGAAGGTTTTCTGGCTCCGTTAGGAAAGAATGGAAGATGGCTGAGGTTCACCGCCTCCCCATTACTGGACCAGGAAGGTAAGCTTGTAGGCGCGATCGAGACCCTGGAAGATATAACCGAGCGCAAGATAGCCGAGGCGGAAAAAGAAAAACTCCACCGGGAACTCGTCCTTTTCAACAAGCGGCTGCAGCAGTTGGCCCTGCGCGACCCGCAGACAGGCCTTTACAATCATCGTTATTTAGAAGAGGTCATTGAGGCCGAGGTTACCCGGGCTAAAAGATACGAGCAGCCCCTGTCTTTGATCATGATCGACCTGGATTATTTTAAATCCATCAATGATACATACGGACATCATTTCGGAGACCTGGTCTTGAAACAATTATCCAGGCAATTAAAAATGATCGTTCGGCGTTATGATATAGTGATCAGGTCGGGCGGAGAGGAGTTCGTGATAATCTGCCCGGGGACCGACCGGCTTCAGGCGATAATGCTGGCCCAACGGATGCTGGACGCGATCAATCTGTATAACTTCGGGGATAAAAAACAGTCGGTCAAGGTAAAGTTAAGCCTGGCGGTAACATCCTACCCGGAAGAAAAGATAGTGGACAGCATGGATATGGTGGATATAGCCGAACAGATACTCAATAAGGCCAAGGAATACGGCGGTAACCGGGTGTATTCTTCATGCGATGTGAAAAAAATAGGCTCGAAATCCAGGCAAAAGTCCAGCGGGAAGAAGGAGAATATCGCTGAACTGCAGCATAAGCTGGGCCAGGTTACCAAAAACGCCAATGAAAGCTTGATCGAAGCTATCTTTGCTTTTGCCAAGACCATCGAAACCAAGGATCATTACACCGGCGAGCATGTTGAGCAGACCGTTTATTACGCCATTGAAATAGCCAAGATGCTGAAATTCAGCAGGGAAGAGCTTCAGAACGTGCATCAGGCCGCGATCCTGCATGATCTGGGTAAGGTAGGAATAAGCGATAAGATCCTGCTTAAGGACGCCAAGCTTACCGAAGAAGAGTATTCACAGATCAAAAAACACCCTCAGATAGCCGCGGATATCCTCAGGCCTATACGTTTTCTGCACGCGATCATACCGTTCATACTTTATCATCATGAACGCTGGGACGGACAGGGTTATCCCAGCGGCCTCAAGGGAGATGTGATCCCTATGGGAGCGCGGATCATAGCGGTGGCCGATGTCTATCAGGCGTTGATATCCAACCGGCCTTACCGCAAGGCCTTTACCAAGGAACAGGCGATAAAGATACTGAGAGAAGGCAGCGGAAAGCAATTTGATCCCAAGATCATCAGGGTATTCCTGAAGGTGTTAAAAGTGAAGAAATAA